The Apibacter raozihei genome contains a region encoding:
- a CDS encoding lysylphosphatidylglycerol synthase transmembrane domain-containing protein yields the protein MNKNLKNTLTIGVSILIAGGLMYLVSRSLGGDFVEKTIAVVKKADYFWIGIAAVFGLGAYWIRAIRWNLLLEPMGYKISNSNSLWSLSFGYFLNLGIPRMGEIGRASALQTVEDVPFTESFGTIVTERIIDLCFMLIFLLLALIFNYNALLAFFDLLGKSEHPEAVKDYTLYYFAGFLVVIIGLIFIIFRRKILQLSISKKIIKLLKGIATGLISVFKLKQRIKFILLSFGIWICYFFASYLVIFALPETSSIPLQTGFYILAVGTLGMLVPASGGIGAYHGAMMIGFSALFLSLGNSAVEGKDIGYSYALLSHGLQMVIMIFMGLISIIMLAKNKKKIVRKETIY from the coding sequence ATGAATAAAAATTTAAAAAACACTTTAACTATTGGTGTTTCTATATTAATCGCAGGAGGATTAATGTACCTAGTTTCCAGAAGTCTTGGTGGAGATTTTGTAGAAAAAACAATTGCTGTAGTTAAAAAGGCCGATTATTTTTGGATAGGAATTGCTGCTGTATTTGGTCTTGGTGCTTATTGGATCAGAGCTATCCGATGGAACCTACTTTTGGAACCTATGGGATACAAAATCAGCAACTCAAATTCACTATGGTCCTTATCCTTTGGTTATTTCTTAAATCTTGGAATTCCAAGGATGGGAGAAATCGGTCGAGCCAGCGCATTACAGACTGTTGAAGATGTACCCTTTACCGAATCCTTCGGAACCATTGTAACTGAGCGCATCATTGATTTATGCTTTATGCTGATATTTCTTTTACTTGCTCTTATCTTCAATTACAATGCACTTTTGGCCTTTTTTGATCTATTAGGAAAATCAGAACACCCTGAAGCTGTTAAAGATTATACATTATATTACTTTGCGGGATTTTTAGTCGTAATAATTGGACTAATCTTTATTATTTTCAGAAGAAAAATTTTACAATTATCAATATCTAAAAAAATTATTAAATTATTAAAAGGTATAGCAACAGGATTGATTTCTGTTTTTAAATTAAAACAACGAATTAAGTTCATATTACTTTCCTTTGGAATATGGATATGTTACTTTTTTGCTTCTTATCTGGTCATTTTTGCTTTACCTGAGACCTCTTCCATACCATTGCAAACTGGTTTTTATATTCTTGCTGTAGGAACTTTAGGCATGTTGGTTCCAGCTTCTGGTGGAATAGGAGCTTATCACGGAGCAATGATGATTGGGTTTTCTGCTTTATTTTTAAGTCTTGGAAATTCTGCTGTTGAAGGTAAAGATATCGGCTATTCTTATGCATTACTATCTCACGGTTTGCAAATGGTAATTATGATTTTTATGGGCTTGATATCAATCATTATGCTTGCTAAAAACAAAAAAAAGATTGTTAGAAAGGAAACAATATACTAA
- the panD gene encoding aspartate 1-decarboxylase: protein MLIEVLKSKIHRVTVTGAELDYIGSITIDETLINASGLIAGEKVSIVNVNNGERFETYVIKGAENSGEITLNGPAARKVQKGDIIIIIAYALMDPEEAKNFQPSIIFPNEKTNLLD, encoded by the coding sequence ATGTTGATTGAAGTATTAAAATCAAAAATTCACCGGGTTACGGTTACAGGTGCTGAATTGGATTATATAGGAAGTATAACTATTGATGAAACTCTTATCAATGCTTCAGGACTGATTGCAGGTGAAAAAGTGAGTATTGTTAACGTAAACAATGGAGAAAGATTTGAAACTTACGTTATCAAAGGAGCTGAAAACTCGGGTGAAATAACCTTGAATGGGCCTGCTGCCCGAAAAGTTCAAAAAGGAGATATTATTATAATTATTGCTTATGCCTTAATGGATCCTGAAGAAGCTAAAAATTTTCAGCCAAGTATAATTTTCCCGAATGAAAAAACAAATCTTTTAGATTAA
- the panC gene encoding pantoate--beta-alanine ligase — translation MLILKTREEVVDFVQSIRSKGLTLGFVPTMGALHQGHLTLIKKSIEENQYTLCSIFVNPTQFNNPDDLQKYPRTETEDIKKLEITGCDAVYFPSIDDIYPEGPVSENIYLNGLDKVMEGTFRPGHFQGVATVVKRLFLQIQPTHAYFGEKDFQQLQIIRTLVDAEKLPVKIVGIPIVRETDGLAMSSRNMRLEPEFRNNAAIIYLSLKKAEELAENSSPNEIISKVEKIYSESKLELEYFIIAEEDTLLPAVNFEEGKSYRAFVSAYAKDVRLIDNLQLK, via the coding sequence ATGCTTATACTAAAAACGAGAGAAGAAGTAGTTGATTTTGTTCAGTCAATACGCTCTAAAGGACTAACCCTGGGTTTTGTTCCGACCATGGGAGCTTTACATCAAGGACACCTTACACTTATAAAAAAATCAATCGAAGAAAATCAATATACGTTGTGCAGTATTTTTGTTAATCCTACACAATTTAATAATCCGGACGATTTACAAAAGTATCCCAGAACTGAGACTGAAGATATAAAAAAACTGGAAATAACAGGTTGTGATGCTGTATATTTCCCCAGTATAGACGATATCTATCCGGAGGGACCTGTAAGTGAAAATATTTATTTAAACGGATTAGATAAGGTTATGGAAGGTACTTTCAGGCCTGGTCATTTCCAAGGAGTAGCTACTGTTGTAAAAAGACTGTTTTTACAGATACAGCCTACACACGCCTATTTTGGTGAAAAAGATTTTCAACAACTCCAAATTATCCGAACTTTAGTGGATGCAGAAAAATTACCTGTGAAAATTGTAGGAATCCCTATCGTTCGAGAAACTGACGGTTTAGCAATGAGCTCGAGAAACATGAGACTGGAACCTGAATTTAGAAATAATGCAGCAATTATTTACCTGAGCTTGAAAAAAGCTGAAGAACTGGCAGAAAATTCCTCACCTAATGAGATAATTTCCAAGGTTGAAAAAATATATTCAGAATCTAAATTAGAACTGGAATATTTCATTATAGCAGAAGAAGATACCCTGTTACCAGCAGTTAATTTTGAAGAAGGAAAAAGCTATAGGGCTTTCGTATCTGCTTACGCCAAAGATGTTCGTTTAATTGACAACCTGCAATTAAAATAA
- a CDS encoding glycogen/starch synthase — MSSKRILHVTSELVPYFNENPISSGVYNLAKQMFAQGNDVRIFMPRFGLINERRFQLHEVIRLSGMNLIINDLDQPLVIKVASLPGERMQVYFIENQEYFQRKATYQDDSNQWFGDNDERAVFFIKGVLETIKKLNWVPDVIHVHGWMASFLPIYLRTNYSSDAFFSDIKIVTSVYNHGKDALFSDNLKDILEFDNINTGNLTYLTDNSYVSVVKQAMQDSDTVIKGEEILLDELEDMFTNLENPKFDFLQNDDITIVYQEANEIKIQE; from the coding sequence ATGAGTTCAAAAAGAATACTTCATGTTACTTCTGAATTAGTCCCCTATTTTAATGAGAATCCTATATCTTCAGGAGTATACAATTTAGCCAAACAAATGTTTGCCCAAGGAAATGACGTCAGGATTTTTATGCCAAGATTTGGATTAATTAATGAGAGAAGGTTTCAGCTTCACGAAGTAATCAGACTATCAGGAATGAATCTGATCATCAATGATTTGGATCAACCTTTAGTTATAAAAGTAGCTTCTCTTCCGGGAGAACGTATGCAGGTTTATTTTATAGAAAATCAGGAATATTTTCAAAGAAAAGCTACATATCAGGACGATTCAAACCAGTGGTTTGGTGATAATGATGAACGAGCAGTTTTTTTTATAAAAGGTGTTTTAGAAACTATTAAAAAATTAAATTGGGTTCCTGATGTAATACATGTTCATGGATGGATGGCCAGTTTTTTGCCTATTTATTTGAGAACCAATTACTCTTCAGATGCTTTTTTTAGCGATATCAAAATTGTTACTTCTGTTTACAATCATGGTAAAGATGCATTGTTCAGTGATAATTTGAAAGATATTCTTGAATTTGATAATATAAATACCGGTAATCTTACATACTTAACAGACAATTCTTACGTTAGTGTTGTAAAACAGGCCATGCAGGATTCCGATACAGTAATCAAAGGTGAAGAAATTCTTTTGGATGAGCTGGAAGATATGTTTACTAATTTAGAAAACCCAAAATTTGATTTTCTTCAAAATGACGATATTACTATCGTTTATCAGGAGGCTAACGAAATTAAGATTCAAGAGTAA
- a CDS encoding DUF4270 domain-containing protein, whose amino-acid sequence MKIFKYELKLLVLSFISITFLLSCENDTTDIGSNLIPDKSTGKVAYVDAVAYNVTNNDSIRADYKTLTNGLVGIFEDNVFGTSTAAFNTQVRLASTNEISGTVQVVDSVVLAIFPTYNSSSSKTKEVSLSGDRIKTVTTYPLSYFLGKTGTSMNLNVHRIETFLESSESQFYSNKEVSVGDLLGTLTVNDSVFSTGIKKTDGTVVQETNTPGYRVKLNTSYFKQNFFDKKGSSDLSDNSRFIQYFKGIRISASDITSKFMFNFPTSTITLIAYYRYKDASTDTEYKSAQYAFTMGSSYNSSLGEYRFDRTKASNQFNQQMSAPDKTSGEEQLFLQGMGGPSINIKLDDTQLAAIKDSVENKGWAVIDAKLKFYIAQEPVSKPNRIYGYNFTQKKQMVDLTSFGSLTGYAFNPVYDFTNNPGYYVLNVTQSIKNIVEKNEANDELQVGIGNFLVNSSSVAIGYYRTSRPYEPFRLVFYGNKTTGDKKLRLEVTYTKN is encoded by the coding sequence ATGAAAATATTTAAATATGAGTTAAAGTTATTGGTATTAAGTTTTATATCAATAACTTTTTTATTAAGTTGTGAAAATGATACGACAGATATCGGATCCAATTTAATTCCTGATAAATCTACAGGGAAAGTAGCTTATGTAGATGCAGTTGCTTATAACGTAACAAATAACGATTCTATTCGTGCTGACTACAAAACTTTAACCAATGGTTTGGTAGGTATTTTCGAAGATAATGTTTTTGGTACTTCTACAGCAGCTTTCAATACTCAAGTCAGGCTGGCTTCAACCAATGAAATATCAGGAACTGTACAGGTTGTTGATTCTGTGGTTTTAGCAATTTTTCCAACTTACAACTCTTCATCATCAAAAACAAAAGAAGTTTCTTTAAGTGGTGATAGAATAAAAACTGTAACAACTTATCCACTTTCTTATTTTTTGGGAAAAACAGGAACAAGTATGAATTTGAACGTACATAGAATTGAAACTTTTTTAGAATCATCAGAATCTCAGTTTTATTCTAATAAAGAAGTTTCAGTTGGAGATTTACTAGGTACGTTAACGGTTAATGATTCAGTTTTTAGTACAGGGATAAAGAAAACTGATGGCACGGTTGTACAAGAAACGAATACACCAGGTTATAGAGTTAAGCTTAATACTTCTTATTTTAAACAAAACTTTTTTGATAAAAAAGGATCTTCAGATCTAAGTGATAATTCAAGATTCATTCAATACTTTAAAGGTATAAGAATTTCAGCTTCGGATATTACATCAAAATTCATGTTTAATTTTCCTACAAGTACTATCACTTTGATTGCTTATTACAGATATAAAGATGCCAGTACGGATACTGAATATAAAAGTGCACAATATGCTTTCACCATGGGGTCTTCTTATAATTCATCCTTGGGTGAATATAGATTCGATAGGACAAAAGCAAGTAATCAATTCAATCAGCAAATGTCTGCTCCTGACAAAACTTCTGGAGAAGAACAATTATTTTTACAAGGAATGGGTGGCCCTTCAATTAACATAAAGTTAGACGATACTCAGCTAGCAGCAATAAAAGATTCTGTTGAAAATAAAGGTTGGGCTGTTATTGATGCTAAATTAAAATTTTATATAGCGCAAGAACCTGTATCAAAACCTAACCGTATTTATGGATATAATTTCACTCAGAAAAAACAAATGGTTGATTTAACCAGTTTTGGAAGTTTAACAGGATATGCTTTTAACCCAGTCTATGATTTTACAAATAATCCGGGTTATTATGTTTTAAATGTGACGCAGTCCATTAAAAACATAGTTGAAAAAAATGAAGCTAACGATGAGCTACAGGTTGGTATAGGAAATTTCTTAGTCAATAGTAGTAGCGTAGCTATAGGATATTACAGAACATCGAGACCTTACGAACCATTTAGACTCGTATTTTATGGTAATAAAACTACCGGGGATAAAAAATTGCGATTAGAAGTAACTTATACTAAAAATTAA
- the glmS gene encoding glutamine--fructose-6-phosphate transaminase (isomerizing), giving the protein MCGITGYIGSKEAYPIIINGLKRLEYRGYDSAGIVLIENGNFELRKTKGKVSDLEERCTDLNSKATIGIGHTRWATHGVPSDTNSHPHLSNNGKIALIHNGIIENYDTLKIMLTSKGFTFKSETDTEVLVNLIQFMQDSQQVDLSTAVRYALNEVIGAYAIAVMEVDKPEEIVVARLSSPLAIGIGENEYFIASDASPFIEFTKEAMYLEDGEMARITLKGVDVYKIKDNTKVSPIIQELKLSLEEIEKGGYEHFMLKEIHEQPKSIMDTMRGRLLVEEGIIQMAGIWDYQEKFLNAERIIIISCGTSWHAGLVGEYLIEDLARIPVEVEYASEFRYRNPIITDKDIVIAISQSGETADSLAALKLAKEKGAFIYGICNVVDSSIARLTDAGSYTHAGPEIGVASTKAFTAQLAVLAMIAIKLAKHKGTISKEKFNSLITELETIPEKVEEVIKVTEEQIKKIAEQYAGVSNCLYLGRGYNYPIALEGALKLKEISYIHAEGYPAAEMKHGPIALIDENMPVVVIAPKTEHYEKIVSNIQEINSRRGKVIAIVTEGDTQVKGMVTESIEVPDVSECFTPILTSIPLQLLAYYIAVLRGVNVDQPRNLAKSVTVE; this is encoded by the coding sequence ATGTGTGGAATAACAGGGTATATAGGTAGTAAAGAAGCTTATCCCATCATAATAAACGGGTTAAAAAGACTGGAATACAGAGGGTACGATAGTGCGGGTATAGTACTGATTGAAAATGGTAACTTTGAGTTAAGAAAAACTAAAGGTAAGGTTTCTGATTTAGAAGAAAGATGTACAGATTTAAATTCAAAGGCTACTATCGGAATTGGTCATACTCGTTGGGCAACACACGGTGTACCAAGTGATACCAATTCTCATCCTCATTTATCAAACAATGGAAAAATAGCACTTATACATAACGGAATCATTGAAAACTATGATACACTGAAAATAATGCTTACTTCCAAAGGTTTTACATTCAAAAGTGAAACAGATACAGAAGTCTTAGTTAACCTTATTCAGTTTATGCAGGATTCTCAGCAAGTAGATTTATCCACAGCAGTTAGATATGCATTAAATGAAGTTATCGGAGCTTATGCAATTGCAGTAATGGAAGTTGACAAACCGGAAGAAATTGTTGTAGCCAGATTAAGTAGTCCTTTAGCAATAGGAATAGGGGAAAATGAATATTTTATTGCTTCAGATGCATCGCCTTTTATAGAATTTACTAAAGAAGCTATGTACCTTGAAGATGGTGAGATGGCACGCATTACTTTAAAAGGAGTTGATGTATATAAAATTAAAGATAATACCAAAGTAAGTCCTATTATTCAGGAATTAAAACTTAGCTTGGAAGAAATAGAAAAAGGCGGGTATGAGCATTTCATGCTAAAAGAAATACACGAACAGCCTAAATCTATCATGGATACCATGAGAGGAAGATTATTGGTTGAAGAAGGTATTATTCAGATGGCAGGTATATGGGATTATCAGGAAAAATTTTTAAATGCTGAAAGAATCATTATAATATCATGTGGAACGTCGTGGCATGCAGGATTGGTTGGAGAGTATTTAATTGAAGATTTGGCAAGAATACCGGTAGAAGTTGAATATGCATCTGAATTTAGATATAGAAATCCAATTATAACAGATAAGGATATAGTAATAGCTATTTCTCAATCTGGTGAAACTGCAGATTCTTTAGCCGCATTAAAACTTGCCAAGGAAAAAGGAGCGTTTATTTATGGTATTTGTAATGTTGTAGATTCATCCATAGCACGGTTAACCGATGCTGGATCATATACACATGCAGGTCCTGAGATAGGAGTTGCTTCAACAAAGGCTTTCACTGCTCAGCTTGCAGTTCTCGCAATGATTGCAATTAAATTAGCTAAACACAAAGGTACGATTAGCAAAGAAAAATTTAATTCATTAATTACCGAGCTGGAAACTATACCGGAAAAAGTAGAGGAAGTAATTAAAGTAACTGAAGAACAGATTAAAAAGATTGCTGAACAATATGCTGGCGTTAGTAATTGTTTATACTTAGGACGTGGGTATAACTATCCGATAGCTTTGGAAGGTGCTCTTAAATTGAAAGAAATTTCTTATATACATGCAGAAGGTTATCCTGCTGCAGAAATGAAGCATGGGCCTATTGCATTAATTGATGAAAACATGCCTGTAGTTGTTATTGCTCCAAAAACAGAACATTACGAAAAAATTGTAAGTAATATTCAGGAGATTAACTCCAGAAGAGGAAAAGTAATAGCCATTGTTACTGAAGGTGATACCCAAGTTAAAGGAATGGTTACAGAATCTATCGAAGTACCAGATGTTTCCGAATGTTTTACTCCAATTTTAACATCAATTCCCTTACAGTTGTTAGCTTATTATATAGCTGTTTTAAGAGGTGTTAATGTAGATCAGCCACGAAATTTAGCAAAATCTGTTACTGTTGAATAA
- the gpmI gene encoding 2,3-bisphosphoglycerate-independent phosphoglycerate mutase, with the protein MNKKVILMILDGWGIATDKSVSAIDQAHTPFMDSCFQKYSNTTLVTYGLDVGLPKGQMGNSEVGHMNLGAGRVVYQNLTKINLAVENGTLGNEEELKKAFEFAKSNNKPVHFIGLVSDGGVHSHITHLKALVESANASDVKNVYVHAFTDGRDCDPQSGKKFISETIDFCKENNAKLASVVGRYYAMDRDKRWERVKIAYDVMINAEGNLTDQPLEAIQQSYNEGITDEFLMPIVVSENGNPVAKIQEGDVVICFNFRTDRPREIVDVLSQHDHPEVGIKKLDLYFVTMTEYDETFSNIHVIFKEDTIKNTLGEVIANAAMKQIRIAETEKYPHVTFFFSGGEEKVFANEQRILAPSPKDVPTYDLKPQMAAYDIRDAIIPELEKQEVNFVCLNFANTDMVGHTGVFEAAVKAAEVVDECASDICQTALKNGYTTLIIADHGNSDKMKNEDGSPNTQHTTNLVPLVVVDEQQYKLKQGKLGDIAPTILTLMGLPIPVEMTGDILIQD; encoded by the coding sequence ATGAATAAAAAAGTAATCTTGATGATTTTAGATGGGTGGGGTATAGCTACAGATAAAAGTGTCTCAGCTATAGATCAGGCTCATACACCATTTATGGATAGTTGTTTTCAAAAATATTCAAATACTACTTTGGTTACTTACGGTCTGGATGTAGGACTGCCTAAAGGACAGATGGGAAACTCTGAAGTTGGGCATATGAATTTAGGAGCCGGAAGAGTTGTTTACCAAAATTTAACAAAAATAAATTTGGCTGTAGAAAATGGAACACTTGGAAATGAGGAAGAATTAAAAAAAGCTTTTGAATTTGCAAAGTCAAACAATAAACCTGTACATTTCATAGGATTAGTATCTGATGGAGGTGTACATTCTCATATTACTCATTTAAAGGCTTTAGTTGAGTCAGCAAACGCTTCGGATGTGAAAAATGTCTATGTTCATGCTTTTACAGACGGAAGAGACTGTGATCCGCAAAGCGGTAAAAAGTTCATTAGTGAAACTATTGATTTTTGTAAAGAAAACAATGCTAAATTAGCATCAGTGGTTGGTAGATATTATGCGATGGATAGAGATAAACGATGGGAAAGAGTGAAAATTGCCTATGATGTTATGATTAATGCAGAAGGAAATTTAACAGATCAACCATTAGAAGCTATTCAACAATCTTATAATGAAGGAATAACCGATGAATTTTTAATGCCGATTGTTGTCTCTGAAAATGGAAATCCAGTTGCAAAAATTCAGGAAGGAGATGTAGTTATCTGTTTTAATTTTAGAACTGATCGTCCAAGAGAAATTGTTGATGTTTTATCTCAGCATGATCATCCAGAAGTAGGAATAAAAAAACTGGATTTATATTTTGTTACTATGACTGAGTATGATGAAACATTTTCCAATATTCACGTTATATTTAAAGAAGATACAATTAAAAATACTCTAGGAGAAGTTATAGCAAATGCTGCTATGAAACAAATACGTATTGCTGAAACTGAAAAATATCCCCATGTTACTTTCTTTTTCTCGGGTGGGGAAGAAAAAGTTTTTGCCAATGAACAAAGAATTTTAGCTCCTTCGCCTAAAGATGTTCCTACCTATGACCTTAAGCCTCAAATGGCAGCCTATGACATAAGAGATGCAATTATTCCGGAATTAGAAAAACAAGAAGTTAATTTTGTTTGTCTGAATTTTGCTAATACTGATATGGTAGGTCATACAGGAGTTTTTGAAGCAGCTGTAAAAGCAGCGGAAGTTGTGGATGAATGTGCTAGTGATATTTGTCAGACTGCATTGAAAAATGGATATACTACATTGATCATTGCAGATCATGGTAATTCTGATAAAATGAAAAACGAAGATGGATCTCCAAACACTCAACATACAACCAATCTGGTACCTTTGGTTGTTGTAGATGAACAGCAATATAAATTGAAACAGGGAAAATTAGGAGATATAGCTCCTACAATTTTAACTTTAATGGGATTACCTATCCCTGTTGAAATGACAGGTGATATTTTAATACAAGATTAG